One window from the genome of Xiphophorus hellerii strain 12219 chromosome 16, Xiphophorus_hellerii-4.1, whole genome shotgun sequence encodes:
- the hrob gene encoding uncharacterized protein C17orf53 homolog isoform X1 — MTLNRWTLLQTCKLKGLFSLDEDFDDEDVLGTDWSPCSVAGPSKAAAAASSCSLRASSVSHRDQEETCHQPTGEKLAELCNGAVSGSAMHSGAAQTVAQGLRQMSSSSASSNTACTAQDDFDDWDVDLADLDECDSQTRQLPTAAAAEPPSSVKTLRPSTYVTIQMPPPRSLRDTSSYCSSIAAPQSLSSAHLQPLSTSLTSFPAAPPQTPSSFSRTPAVSPAPSSFSRTPAVSPAPRSFSRIPAVSPAPSSFSRTPSHPQQLQKLWMTPQAASQARSLFNTVSPGPPASVNSSVLSPHPLHTPVLTNRLVQLVSASSKLPRKRQRSEAHQPQTRRFPGPAGLLPQQPQGRNLDEIVVSVPNTPSHGAVARLPSQCSSSQSEEEEFSGRAWAAMKAEMGLDERNPSCFLHTYSVVMVLRKAALKQLPRNKVPNMAVLLKSIIHTNADAKAVFKDPTGEIQGTVHRRLLEERCEELKAGAVLLLKQVGVFSPSHRNHYLNVTPNNLLRIYSPAGVSLSTQLPPFVLEPTVSSPAPAPGVTRDPVSRMQLEFDEEDDEGKKDKGRAEGGEAPRVQRLSQGNKSVNDSRNPAQQEQVWDEDDDLDELLGEIQEDTYSF; from the exons ATG ACGTTAAATCGCTGGACTCTGTTACAGACCTGCAAACTGAAAGGCCTGTTCAGCCTGGACGAGGACTTTGATGATGAG GATGTGCTGGGGACAGACTGGAGCCCCTGCTCGGTGGCAGGGCCATCCAAAGCGGCAGCTGCCGCGTCATCCTGCAGCCTGCGGGCTTCTTCTGTTTCTCACAGAGACCAGGAGGAAACGTGCCATCAGCCAACGGGAGAGAAACTGGCTGAACTGTGCAATGGCGCGGTGTCAGGGAGCGCCATGCACAGTGGTGCTGCACAAACTGTTGCTCAGGGGTTGAGGCAGATGTCCTCTTCCTCCGCGTCCTCTAACACAGCCTGCACAGCTCAGGATGATTTTGATGACTGGGACGTTGACCTGGCAGACCTGGATGAGTGTGACAGCCAAACAAGGCAACTTCCTacggctgcagcagctgagccTCCGTCTTCAGTGAAAACACTGAGACCTTCTACTTATGTCACAATCCAAATGCCTCCTCCTCGGAGCCTGCGGGACACTTCTAGCTACTGTAGTTCTATTGCAGCTCCACAGAGTCTTTCTTCTGCACATCTGCAGCCTCTGAGTACCAGTCTTACTTCAttccctgcagctcctccacagaCTCCCAGCAGCTTTTCCAGGACTCCTGCCGTTTCCCCGGCACCCAGCAGCTTTTCCAGGACGCCTGCCGTTTCCCCGGCACCCCGCAGCTTTTCCAGGATTCCTGCCGTTTCCCCGGCACCCAGCAGCTTTTCCAGGACTCCCAGCCATCCTCAGCAGCTACAGAAGCTGTGGATGACTCCACAAGCCGCCTCTCAGGCTCGGAGTCTCTTTAATACGGTCTCCCCGGGGCCTCCCGCCTCTGTGAACTCCTCCGTCTTGAGTCCACATCCTCTGCACACACCGGTCCTCACCAACCGCCTGGTCCAGCTGGTGTCTGCGTCCAGCAAGCTTCCCAGGAAGAGGCAGCGCTCCGAGGCGCACCAGCCCCAAACGAGACGCTTCCCTGGTCCTGCAGGACTGCTGCCTCAGCAG CCTCAGGGGCGGAATCTGGACGAGATCGTGGTTTCCGTTCCCAACACTCCTTCTCATGGGGCTGTGGCTCGACTGCCGAGTCAG TGTTCCAGCTCACAgtctgaggaagaggagttCAGCGGCCGCGCCTGGGCGGCGATGAAGGCTGAGATGGGACTGGATGAGAGGAATCCGTCGTGCTTCCTGCACACCTACAGCGTCGTCATGGTGCTCCGAAAG GCTGCTCTAAAACAACTACCCAGAAACAAAGTGCCCAACATGGCCGTCCTGCTGAAGAGCATCATCCACACGAACGCCGACGCTAAGGCTGTTTTTAAAGACCCAACAG GGGAGATTCAGGGAACGGTGCATCGGCGTCTCTTAGAAGAAAGATGTGAGGAGTTAAAAGCCGGAGCTGTGCTGCTCCTCAAGCAG GTGGGTGTTTTTTCTCCTTCCCATCGCAACCACTACCTGAATGTGACGCCCAACAACCTGCTGCGGATCTACTCTCCTGCTGGGGTCAGTCTGTCCACTCAGCTCCCTCCGTTTGTCTTG GAGCCAACGGTGTCGTCACCGGCCCCGGCTCCAGGCGTCACTCGGGACCCGGTGTCTCGGATGCAGCTGGAGTTTGACGAAGAGGATGACGAAGGGAAAAAGGACAAAGGACGCGCAGAGGGAGGCGAGGCCCCTCGAGTGCAAAGGCTCAGTCAGGGGAACAAATCGGTTAACGACAGCAGGAATCCAGCACAACAGGAACAAGTCTGGGACGAAG ATGACGACCTGGACGAACTGCTGGGAGAGATACAGGAGGACACCTACAGCTTTTGA
- the hrob gene encoding uncharacterized protein C17orf53 homolog isoform X2, producing MTCKLKGLFSLDEDFDDEDVLGTDWSPCSVAGPSKAAAAASSCSLRASSVSHRDQEETCHQPTGEKLAELCNGAVSGSAMHSGAAQTVAQGLRQMSSSSASSNTACTAQDDFDDWDVDLADLDECDSQTRQLPTAAAAEPPSSVKTLRPSTYVTIQMPPPRSLRDTSSYCSSIAAPQSLSSAHLQPLSTSLTSFPAAPPQTPSSFSRTPAVSPAPSSFSRTPAVSPAPRSFSRIPAVSPAPSSFSRTPSHPQQLQKLWMTPQAASQARSLFNTVSPGPPASVNSSVLSPHPLHTPVLTNRLVQLVSASSKLPRKRQRSEAHQPQTRRFPGPAGLLPQQPQGRNLDEIVVSVPNTPSHGAVARLPSQCSSSQSEEEEFSGRAWAAMKAEMGLDERNPSCFLHTYSVVMVLRKAALKQLPRNKVPNMAVLLKSIIHTNADAKAVFKDPTGEIQGTVHRRLLEERCEELKAGAVLLLKQVGVFSPSHRNHYLNVTPNNLLRIYSPAGVSLSTQLPPFVLEPTVSSPAPAPGVTRDPVSRMQLEFDEEDDEGKKDKGRAEGGEAPRVQRLSQGNKSVNDSRNPAQQEQVWDEDDDLDELLGEIQEDTYSF from the exons ATG ACCTGCAAACTGAAAGGCCTGTTCAGCCTGGACGAGGACTTTGATGATGAG GATGTGCTGGGGACAGACTGGAGCCCCTGCTCGGTGGCAGGGCCATCCAAAGCGGCAGCTGCCGCGTCATCCTGCAGCCTGCGGGCTTCTTCTGTTTCTCACAGAGACCAGGAGGAAACGTGCCATCAGCCAACGGGAGAGAAACTGGCTGAACTGTGCAATGGCGCGGTGTCAGGGAGCGCCATGCACAGTGGTGCTGCACAAACTGTTGCTCAGGGGTTGAGGCAGATGTCCTCTTCCTCCGCGTCCTCTAACACAGCCTGCACAGCTCAGGATGATTTTGATGACTGGGACGTTGACCTGGCAGACCTGGATGAGTGTGACAGCCAAACAAGGCAACTTCCTacggctgcagcagctgagccTCCGTCTTCAGTGAAAACACTGAGACCTTCTACTTATGTCACAATCCAAATGCCTCCTCCTCGGAGCCTGCGGGACACTTCTAGCTACTGTAGTTCTATTGCAGCTCCACAGAGTCTTTCTTCTGCACATCTGCAGCCTCTGAGTACCAGTCTTACTTCAttccctgcagctcctccacagaCTCCCAGCAGCTTTTCCAGGACTCCTGCCGTTTCCCCGGCACCCAGCAGCTTTTCCAGGACGCCTGCCGTTTCCCCGGCACCCCGCAGCTTTTCCAGGATTCCTGCCGTTTCCCCGGCACCCAGCAGCTTTTCCAGGACTCCCAGCCATCCTCAGCAGCTACAGAAGCTGTGGATGACTCCACAAGCCGCCTCTCAGGCTCGGAGTCTCTTTAATACGGTCTCCCCGGGGCCTCCCGCCTCTGTGAACTCCTCCGTCTTGAGTCCACATCCTCTGCACACACCGGTCCTCACCAACCGCCTGGTCCAGCTGGTGTCTGCGTCCAGCAAGCTTCCCAGGAAGAGGCAGCGCTCCGAGGCGCACCAGCCCCAAACGAGACGCTTCCCTGGTCCTGCAGGACTGCTGCCTCAGCAG CCTCAGGGGCGGAATCTGGACGAGATCGTGGTTTCCGTTCCCAACACTCCTTCTCATGGGGCTGTGGCTCGACTGCCGAGTCAG TGTTCCAGCTCACAgtctgaggaagaggagttCAGCGGCCGCGCCTGGGCGGCGATGAAGGCTGAGATGGGACTGGATGAGAGGAATCCGTCGTGCTTCCTGCACACCTACAGCGTCGTCATGGTGCTCCGAAAG GCTGCTCTAAAACAACTACCCAGAAACAAAGTGCCCAACATGGCCGTCCTGCTGAAGAGCATCATCCACACGAACGCCGACGCTAAGGCTGTTTTTAAAGACCCAACAG GGGAGATTCAGGGAACGGTGCATCGGCGTCTCTTAGAAGAAAGATGTGAGGAGTTAAAAGCCGGAGCTGTGCTGCTCCTCAAGCAG GTGGGTGTTTTTTCTCCTTCCCATCGCAACCACTACCTGAATGTGACGCCCAACAACCTGCTGCGGATCTACTCTCCTGCTGGGGTCAGTCTGTCCACTCAGCTCCCTCCGTTTGTCTTG GAGCCAACGGTGTCGTCACCGGCCCCGGCTCCAGGCGTCACTCGGGACCCGGTGTCTCGGATGCAGCTGGAGTTTGACGAAGAGGATGACGAAGGGAAAAAGGACAAAGGACGCGCAGAGGGAGGCGAGGCCCCTCGAGTGCAAAGGCTCAGTCAGGGGAACAAATCGGTTAACGACAGCAGGAATCCAGCACAACAGGAACAAGTCTGGGACGAAG ATGACGACCTGGACGAACTGCTGGGAGAGATACAGGAGGACACCTACAGCTTTTGA